One Cricetulus griseus strain 17A/GY chromosome 5, alternate assembly CriGri-PICRH-1.0, whole genome shotgun sequence genomic window carries:
- the LOC113836100 gene encoding olfactory receptor 10J1-like, whose protein sequence is MKRTNFTGVREFVFQGFSNYQEFQLTLFVVFFALYLLTLAGNVIIVTIIRIDQHLHTPMYFFLSVLSTSETFYSLVIIPRMLGSLVGLSQTISLECCGTQLFFFLGFAITNCLLLAVMGYDRYVAICNPLRYTIIMNWRVCVILASSVCATGFLFSLVQAVSIFRLPFCNSLIEHFFCDVRPVLDLACEVPVVNDILTLVLSLLAITAPATFLFVSYVLIISTILKIASAEGRKKTFATCASHLTVVVIHYGCASIAYFKPKSENTKDQDQLISVTYTVITPLLNPVVYSLRNKEVQDALRKVMGRKSLS, encoded by the coding sequence ATGAAGAGAACCAATTTCACAGGGGTGAGAGAGTTTGTTTTCCAAGGTTTCTCCAATTACCAAGAATTCCAGCTCACACTCTTTGTTGTCTTCTTTGCCCTGTACCTCCTGACTCTGGCTGGCAATGTCATCATCGTGACCATTATCCGTATTGACCAGCACCTTCACACCCCCATGTATTTCTTCTTAAGTGTTCTCTCCACTTCAGAGACATTCTATTCCCTGGTCATCATCCCGCGAATGCTTGGTAGCCTTGTGGGTCTGAGCCAAACCATCTCGCTAGAGTGCTGTGGGACACAGCTCTTCTTTTTCCTTGGATTTGCAATCACAAACTGCCTCCTGCTAGCAGTCATGGGTTATgatcgctatgtggccatctgcaaccCACTTCGCTATACCATCATCATGAATTGGAGGGTGTGTGTCATTCTGGCATCTTCAGTCTGTGCCACAGGGTTCCTTTTCTCACTAGTTCAGGCTGTGTCCATTTTCAGGCTGCCCTTTTGCAACTCACTGATTGaacatttcttctgtgatgtccGACCTGTTTTAGATCTGGCCTGTGAAGTGCCAGTCGTCAATGATATCTTGACATTAGTTCTCAGCCTTCTGGCCATCACAGCACCCGCCACTTTCCTATTTGTCTCCTATGTCCTCATTATTTCCACCATTCTCAAGATAGCCTCAGCTGAGGGCCGGAAGAAAACTTTTGCCACCTGTGCTTCCCACCTCACTGTGGTTGTGATCCACTATGGTTGTGCCTCTATTGCCTACTTCAAGCCCAAGTCAGAGAATACCAAGGACCAGGACCAGCTGATCTCAGTGACTTACACTGTTATAACACCTCTACTAAATCCCGTTGTGTATAGTCTGAGAAACAAAGAAGTTCAGGATGCCCTTCGGAAAGTGATGGGTAGGAAATCCCTATCATAG